A window of Synechococcus sp. WH 8109 genomic DNA:
CCTCCACACGGCAATCGGTCACGCTTCAACCCCCCGTGAACGGTGGAAGAAAGGCCAACTCATCACCGGCCTGCAATGGCTGATCGGCACCGACCAACTCCTGGTTCACCGCAATGCTGATGCCCTCCAGCGGACCAAGATCCAACTGATTCCAGACCTCACGAACCGTCGAGACGCTTGTTGTGAACGGAAGGGAACGCTCGGCCCAACCGGCGCGTTCTCGCAGGGAAGCGAACAGCAGCACCTTTAGCACCACGTCCATGGCAGCTGGAGCGGTTCTAGCGTCCGAGGGCTCCGCCGCTGTGCCATGGGCCTGTCCATCGCCCTGCTCACCATCTCCGACACACGCACCCTGGCGGACGACAGCAGCGGAGATCAGCTGCAGCGCAGCCTTGAAGACGCGGGGCATCGCCTTCAGGAGCGACAACTCTGCCCAGATGATCGCTATCAAATCCGGCGTGAACTGAGCCGCTGGATCGCCAATCCTGCGGTTGATGTGGTGATCACCAGCGGCGGCACCGGGCTCACCGGCCGCGATGGCACCCCCGAAGCGGTGGCACCGCTGCTGGACAAAACAATCGAAGGATTCGGTGAACTGTTCCGTGTGCTCTCCTTCGAGAGCATTGGCACCAGCACCCTGCAAAGCCGCTGCCTTGCCGGCGTGGCCAACGGCACATTCGTGTTTGTACTGCCGGGATCTCTGGATGCGGTGACCACCGCTTGGAACCGGCTCATCCGGGCTCAACTCGATGCCGACACCCGACCGTGCAACCTGGCTCAGCTCCGGGCTCGGTTGAAGGAATAGAGCGGAACCGAGCGGAGCAGTTCAGAACGGAATCGGCATCGTGACCGCTGCCGGTGTGGGCATACAGGCTTCAACCTGCTGATCAATCACCTCACCCACCACAACGATCGAGGGTGACTTGAAGGCTTCGGCTCGGCATTGATCGGCAACATCAACCAAGGTGGCTTTGAGGCAGCGTTGCCCCGCCACCGTGCCCTGCTGGATCACCGCCACGGGAGTAGTCGCGGCCAAACCACCCGCCATCAGCTCCTCTGCAATCCGGGGCAGGTTGTGCAGCCCCATGTAGATCACCAATCCGTCACTGGCCGCAGCCAGAGCACGCCAATCCACGGAAGGACGGCGCTTGTCGATTTCCTCGTGACCGGTAACGAAGGTCACCGATGACCCCGCCCGCCGGTGGGTGACGGGAATTCCGGCGTAGGCAGGGGCAGCAATGCCAGCGGTGACACCAGGCACCACCTGAACAGGAATGTTCCGCTCCGCCAGGTAAGCGGCTTCTTCCCCTCCACGACCAAACAGGAAGGGATCACCCCCCTTCAAGCGCACCACCGTGCTGTGCTTCTGGGCCATTTCCACGAGCACGGCATTGGTGCTGGGTTGGGGCACCGAATGATGTCCGCGACGCTTGCCGACAAAACGGCGTTCACAGGTTGCCGGCACAAGATCCAGCACTTCCTCGGGCACCAGCGAGTCGTACACCAGGGCATCGCACTGACTCAGCAGCCGATGCGCCTTCAGCGTGAGCAACTCTGGATCGCCGGGACCAGCTCCCACCAGATAAACGGTTCCGGTTTGTTCAGCGGTGGTCACGGCAGAGAAACAAGCAGATCGATCAGGGCCTGGCGGGTGGGGGGATGCTCCAGCAGAGGAGGCAATCCACCAGCTTCGCTCAACGCATCCGTCATCCGGTTTGGCGCGAGGGTTAATG
This region includes:
- the cobA gene encoding uroporphyrinogen-III C-methyltransferase — protein: MTTAEQTGTVYLVGAGPGDPELLTLKAHRLLSQCDALVYDSLVPEEVLDLVPATCERRFVGKRRGHHSVPQPSTNAVLVEMAQKHSTVVRLKGGDPFLFGRGGEEAAYLAERNIPVQVVPGVTAGIAAPAYAGIPVTHRRAGSSVTFVTGHEEIDKRRPSVDWRALAAASDGLVIYMGLHNLPRIAEELMAGGLAATTPVAVIQQGTVAGQRCLKATLVDVADQCRAEAFKSPSIVVVGEVIDQQVEACMPTPAAVTMPIPF
- the moaB gene encoding molybdenum cofactor biosynthesis protein B codes for the protein MGLSIALLTISDTRTLADDSSGDQLQRSLEDAGHRLQERQLCPDDRYQIRRELSRWIANPAVDVVITSGGTGLTGRDGTPEAVAPLLDKTIEGFGELFRVLSFESIGTSTLQSRCLAGVANGTFVFVLPGSLDAVTTAWNRLIRAQLDADTRPCNLAQLRARLKE
- a CDS encoding MoaD/ThiS family protein, encoding MDVVLKVLLFASLRERAGWAERSLPFTTSVSTVREVWNQLDLGPLEGISIAVNQELVGADQPLQAGDELAFLPPFTGG